The proteins below are encoded in one region of Paenisporosarcina cavernae:
- a CDS encoding TerC family protein, whose amino-acid sequence MADIFTWSFLVALASIVVIDLVLAGDNAIVIGMSAKNLPVHQRKKAIIIGTVGAVIVRILATLAIVWLLKIPGLQLVGGLILIWIAYKLLVEDNEIGDHKASKSLASAVATIMIADTVMGLDNVLAVAGAANHNYTLVVLGLLISVPIMVWGSTMFIKLIDKFPIIIYIGSAVLAFTAARMITHEPFLHDFFTSYWYLSWLFIAVVVVAVVFIGRKKSQALESTAHEMEHPTH is encoded by the coding sequence ATGGCAGATATATTTACATGGTCATTTCTAGTCGCACTAGCGTCAATTGTTGTTATTGACTTAGTGTTAGCTGGGGATAATGCAATTGTGATCGGGATGTCCGCAAAGAATTTACCCGTTCATCAACGAAAAAAAGCGATTATTATTGGAACAGTAGGTGCTGTAATCGTTCGTATTCTAGCTACACTTGCGATTGTTTGGTTATTGAAAATTCCAGGATTGCAATTAGTTGGTGGATTAATACTTATCTGGATCGCGTATAAGTTGCTCGTCGAGGATAACGAAATTGGCGACCATAAAGCATCCAAAAGTCTTGCTTCTGCGGTTGCGACGATAATGATTGCCGACACCGTAATGGGATTGGATAACGTGTTAGCAGTAGCCGGTGCAGCAAATCACAACTATACTTTGGTAGTCCTAGGGTTATTAATTAGTGTACCGATAATGGTTTGGGGAAGTACAATGTTTATTAAGCTAATTGATAAGTTTCCTATTATTATTTACATCGGCTCAGCAGTATTAGCGTTTACAGCTGCTCGAATGATTACTCACGAACCTTTTTTACATGACTTCTTCACTTCTTACTGGTATCTTTCTTGGTTGTTTATTGCCGTAGTAGTGGTAGCGGTTGTGTTTATTGGTCGAAAGAAATCACAAGCATTAGAAAGTACCGCACATGAAATGGAACACCCTACACACTAA